The genomic DNA CACGAGCAACAGGACGACCGCGCCGGCTCCGACCACGACCTGTGAGAACGCCTCCGTGAGTCCGCCGAGCTGGAGCCACTGGAACGCGTCCATACCGAACCTTGCGGCGCCAGCGTGAAAGGAGTACGCCTACGGCTCTCGCGTCGCGTCGACGCTCCGGAGGACCGCAGCGTTCTCGACGACGTCGTGGACCCGGACCACGTCGACGCCGCGTTCGGCCGCCATCGCGGTAACGGCCAGAGTCGGCGGGAGCCGGTCGTCGCTCGGCCCGGTTACGTCCGCGAACATCGACTTCTGTGAGTGACCGACCATCGTCCCACAGCCCAGCGCCTCGAACTCGGCGAGGCGGTCGACCAGCTCGAACGATTCGTCGGCATCCTTCCCGAAGCCACAACCGGGGTCGACCAGTATCTGCTCGCGCTCGATACCGGCCCGCTGGGCGAGCAACACCTGCTCGGAGAGGTCCCGGAGCACGTCTTCGACGACGTCGTCGTACTCCCGCGTGCAGTCCGGGTCGACGGGGGCCGACAGGCTGTGCATGAGGACGAGCGTGGCGTCGTGGTCCGCGACGACGAAGCGCATCTCGGGGTCGGAGAGGCCCGAGACGTCGTTGACGATGTCTGCCCCCGCATCGAGGGCCGGCTCCGCGACGGCGGCCTTTCGCGTGTCGACCGAGATGGCCGCGTCGAGGTCCCCGAGCGCCTCGATGACCGGGACGACGCGGTCGATTTCCTCCGGGACAGAGACGGGGTCGGCGCCCGGACGCGTGCTCTCGCCGCCGACGTCAATCACGTCGGCGCCCGCCGCGACCATCGCCCTCGCGTGTTCGACCGCGGCGGCGACCTCGTCGTACTCGCCGCCGTCGTGGAAGCTATCGGGCGTGACGTTCAGGATACCCATCACGGCTGTGTCGTCCGTCCCGAGCGGGTCGGGTGGCCCGTCGATAGCTCGACGGATTCGCCCCGCGACGTTCGAGAGCCCGTGCCCCTCCGTCTCGATGGCGTCGGCCAGCGACGACAGCTGACGCTCGGTCCCGCTGAGCACTGTCGTGACGAACTCGCCCGGCGCACCGGTCGTCGATTGGTGGCAGTCGCCGCCGAGAACGTCGAGTGCTCCGGCGATGTGGGCGGCCTGGTCCGGACGGAGATACGTCGTCAAGACGCGGTAGTCGATCTCCTCGGGGAACGACGCGGTGCCGGAGACGTGCTCGCCGGGTGTTCGGCCGCTGTCCCTGGGTACGAGGAGGCGTGTCCAGCGGTCGCGGGCCTCGGCAACGGCGTAGAGCGAGCCGGTGACGAGGACGAAGTCGTCCGGGTCGGCGGCCGAGAGCGCCCGCTCGGTGGCCTCTGGGACGGACGGGACGCGTGTCACCTCGTCCGCGTTACCGTCGAACGCAGCCACAAGCGTGTCGAGGTCCGCGGCTCGGGCCAGGTCCGGCCTGGTGACGAACGCGGTTCCGACCGGGGGGAGCTCGTCGACCATCGAGTCGTGGTCCTTGTCGGACATCACACCGAACACCACGTGGAGGTCGTCGTACTCGAAGCGGGCAAGCACCGACGCGAGTGTCACCATCGCGCCGGGGTTGTGCGAGCCGTCTAGCACCGCCGTCGGGTCGCTGTCGAGAATCTCGAACCGGCCGGGGAGCGTCGCCTGCCGGAGGCCGGCCGCGATATCCCCCGTGTCGACGTCGGCGACCTGTCTAGCGAGTGTCGCGGCGACGCCGGCGTTTTCGGCCTGGTGCTGGCCCAGCAGCTGGAGGTTCGTCTCCAGCGCCCAGTCGGGACCGGTGATGGCCACCTCGCTCTCGATGGCACAGCGCATCCCGCTCTCGACGGCGACGACGTCCGCGTCGTCCGGGCCGACAGTCACGACGTCTGTCTCCGTCCGGATGGCCGCCAGCGCGTCACCGCAGGCCCCGGTGACGAGCGGCGTGTCGGTCGGCGCGACCTGAGCCTTGTCACGGGCGATTTCCTCGACAGTGTCGCCCAGCAGATCCGTGTGTTCGAGACTGACGCTGGTGACGGCGCTCGCGACCGGGTCGACGGCGCTGGTCGCGTCGTACCGGCCGCCGATGCCCACCTCCAGAATGGCGACATCGACGCCCGCTCGGCCGAAGTGGTCGACGGCGAGGGCAGTCAGGACCTCGAAGTGGGTCGGCATGTCGCCGTCGGCCGCGAGACGGTCGAGACACGGGTCGATGCGCTCGACGAAGTCGGTGACCCGAGCTTTCGGAACGGCGGTCCCGTTGATCCGGACCTGCTCCCGGAAGTCGTTGAGTCCGGGCGAAGTGAACACGCCCACGTCCAGACCAGCGGCCCTGAGCGCGTGTTCCAGCAGCCGGGAGGTGCTCCCCTTCCCGTTCGACCCGGCCACCTGGACGACATCGACGCCCGTCTGGGGCTCCCCGAGGTGCGAGAGCATCCGCGCCGTCGTCTCGGTCCCCAACTTGGGCCGACGCCGCTGTAGGGACTCCAGATAGTCGGCGGCTTCGTGGTACTGCATACCAAATATCGCCGGCGCGCACCTGATTAAGCTATCGCCGGGTGTGGAGCTGCAGGCGGCGCGGGATTTATCTGGGTCCGAAACCACGCGGAACACATGTCTGAGGAGCCAACGAACCGCTCGGCCGAGGAACCGTACGTGACGGCGTTCGATACGACGGTCCGTTCGGTCGACGGCCGAGACGTGACGCTCGACGAGACGTACTTCTACGCCGAGGGCGGCGGGCAACCGGCCGACAGCGGGACACTCGGCGGTCACGAAGTGGTGGACGTCCAGAAGCGCGGTGGCGTCACCGTCCACACACTCAGCGACGCCCCCGACTTCGAGGCGGGCGAGACCGTGACGGGCGACGTCGACGACGACGCCCGGACCTACAGTATGCGGGCGCACACTGCCAGTCACGTCGTCTACGGTGCGGGCCGGAAACTGTTCGGCGAACACGGCTACGGCGGATTCGACATCGGCGACGACAGCGTCCGCCTGGACTTCGCAGTCGACGGCGACGCCGACGAGGTCAGTGCGCTCAGCGTCCAGCGCCTCGCCAACGAGGCCGTCTGGGACGACCGGCGCGTCGAGTGGGACGAGATGGACGCCGACGAGGCCGAGGCCGACGACGACATCGTGTTCAATCTCAGGGCCGACGCGGACCCGGCGGAGACAGTCCGTATCGTGGATATCGACGGGTGGGACGTCGCCGCCTGTGGCGGCACGCACGTCGCCCGGACCAGTGAGATAGGCCCGATCAAAGTACTCGACGTTTCGAACCCCGGCGCGGGCCTCGTCCGGGTGGAGTACGCCGTCGGTCCGGCGGCCATCCAGCGGCAAGTCGACGAGACGCGCGCCGCGACTCGCGCGGCGGAGACACTGGACACGAGCGTACAGGGGCTCCCACAGCGGGCCCGGGGGCTGCTGTCGGAGAACAGGGAGCTAGAAACGGAACTGGACGAACTACGGGGGGAACTGCTGGAGGCTCGCCTCGACAGTGTCGTAGACGACACGGTCGACCGTGACGGCGAGGAGTGGGTGGTGGGGACCGTCGACGGTGTCGGGCCGAACACCGTCTCGGATCGCATCGCTGACCGGAACATAGACGCCGACGTGCTGGTCCTGACCGGCAGCGACGGCCCGACGTTCGTCGTCGTCGCCACCGACGGCGAGACAGACGCGAACGATGTCGTCGGCGAGGTCACCGCCGAGTTCGGTGGCGGCGGTGGCGGCCAACCGACGCTGGCTCAGGGCGGCGGCCTCGAAGCCGAGCCGCAGGCGGTCGTCGACTACCTCCGTCCGGAGTGAGTCCGCACTCCACGACGTGACAGAATTCTGGTGTATCGAGCACCGTTGGCGGGTCGGCGGCGGTCAGAACATATCGCATACGGGAAGTGTCATCTTAGCGAATCTTCTTGAGGAGCGGTCAGGAACGTTCGAACGAGATGGCATCATTCGACGAGACACAAGAGCCGATTCCGACGGACTACGATATCGCGCAATCGACCGACATGGAACCGATCTGGGAGCTGGTCGAACCGTGGGGACTGGGCCTCGACGACCTCCAGTACCACGGGGAGTACACCGCGAAGGTCAAGCACCACGCTATCGACCGCCTGCGGGACCGGGCCGAGGACAACGAGGGGAACCTCGTCCTCGTGACCGGGATGACGCCGACGCCGAAGGGCGAGGGCAAGACCGTGACGACGGTGGGGCTCGGCCAGACGCTGAACCACCTCGGCGAGGACACGATGATAGCCATTCGTGAACCGTCGCTTGGCCCGGTGTTCGGGGTCAAGGGTGGAGCGGCCGGCGGCGGTCGCTCGCAGGTACTGCCGATGGAGGACATCAACCTCCACTTCACGGGCGACATCCACGCGCTCACGTCGGCCCACAACCTCATCGCGGCGATGCTGGACGCCCGGCTCTCGCAGGGCAACGACCTCGACATCAACGTCAACGACGTCGCCTGGAAACGCGCGATGGACATGAACGACCGCGCGCTCCGGCAGACAGTCGTCGGCCTCGGCGGGGATTCCGGCGGAACGCCCCGGGAAGGCGGGTTCAAGCTCACCGCCGCCTCCGAGCTGATGGCCGTCCTCTGTCTCGCCCAGGACCTCGAGGACCTCAAAGAGCGAATCGCCCGCATCATCGTGGCCTACAACCGCGACGGCGAGCCCATCACCGTCGGCGATATCGAAGCCACGGGGCCCGCGACGATGCTGCTCCGTGACGCGCTGAAACCGAACATCGTCCAGACCATCGAGGGGACGCCCGCGTTCGTCCACGGCGGCCCGTTCGCGAACATCGCCCACGGGACCAACTCCCTCATCGCCGACAAGGCGGCGTTCGGCATGGGGGACTACCTCGTCACGGAGGCCGGGTTCGGTTCCGACCTCGGGGCCGAGAAGTTCATGAACATCGTCTGCCGGCTGGGCGACATGACGCCCAACGCCGTCGTGCTGGTCGCCTCGGTCCGGGCACTGCAGTACCACGGGCTGGACCAGTGGCCGGTCGACTACGACGAGATAGACGAGTCCGGCGTCGACGCGGTGGAGGCCGGCTTCGAGAATCTCGACCGCCACGTCGCGAACCTCCAGCAGTTCGGCGTCCCGGTCGTGGTCGCGCTCAACCGATTCCCGGACGACACCGAAGCGGAGGTACAGACAGTGCTCGACCACTGCCGCGAGGACCTCGGTGTGCGGGTCGCCGAGTCCGAGGTCTTCGAGGACGGCAGCGAGGGCGGCGAGGCGCTGGGCGAACACGTCATCGACGCCGTCGAGGAGAGCGACGAAGACGAGTTCGAGTACCTCTACGAGGAGGCGGCGCCCATCAAGGAGAAGATCCGGACCGTCGCGACCGAGATATACGGAGCCGACGGCGTGAAGTTCACCGGCAGTGCGCTCGACGACATCGACCGGATGGAGGACCTCGGCTTCGGGGACGTCCCGGTCTGTATGTCGAAGACGTTCCACTCCTTCAGCGACGACGCGAGCAAGAAGGGCGCGCCCGAGGGCTGGGAACTGGAGATAAGCGAGGTGTACCCTTCGGCCGGCGCCGGCTTCGTCGTCGCGCTCACCGCGGACGCGCTGACGATGCCCGGGCTGCCCGCCCGCCCGGCAGCCGCCGACATGGACATCGACGAGGACGGCAATATCAGCGGGCTGTTCTGAGCGGCGCGGCTCACCGCCTTCGGGGTTCTGTCGTTCGCAGCCATCGACGGCGCTGACCCTGTCCGCGCCACCGAATCACCCGTCACGGAAGCGGGTGGTCCGAGAGTTACTAACAGCTCTAAAGCTGTGAAAATAAGTTCAGTTGCAGTGACAGGTAGGCGGGTACCACGCCGCCCCGCCGCTGCTTCATACTGCCGGCTGTAACAAACTGAAGGAATTCACCACCCCGGGGCGGCGAATATCTTTACGAACTTACAGCCGGCAGTATCATTCGGTGGTCGCGATGGCCTCTATCTCGACAGCCGCGCCCTTCGGAACGTCGCCGGCGCCGACGGCGCTACGAGCCGGCGGGTTCGCCCCGAAGAACTCGCCGTAGGCCTCGTTGAACGCATCGAAGTCGTCGATGTCGTCGAGGAAGACGGTCGTCTTGAGCAGGTCGTCGAGCGAGCACCCCTCGGCTTCGAGGACGGCCTCGACGTTGCGCATGCACTGGCGGGTCTGGTCGCCGACCGATTCGGTGTTCAGGAGCTCGCCGTCGGTGGTCAGTGGCAGCTGTCCGGACGTGATGAGGAGACTCCCGTTCGTCGTCGCCTGACTGTACGCGCCCACCGCTGCCGGCGCGTCGTCGGTACTGATGGTCCGTTTCACGGACGAGCGTTCATCTGGCAGCAGTATAAATCCCGGCACGGAGCGGCCCCGGACACGAGTGGTTGCTTTCCTTACACGTCGTGGAACGGACGGCGCTACTGGTTGATGACCACGATGGCGGCCACGGCCAGCCCGATGCCGACCACCTTGTTCAGCGAGAGCGGCTGGCCCAGTGCGACGGTGCTGATGAGCGCCGCCGTCACGAAGTACATCCCGCCGATAGTCGAGACGACAGCGGTCGGTCCGACGCTGACGCCGATGAACGTCGAGACGACGCCGATAGCGGCGGCGACGCCGGCGACGGCGGCGAACAACACGCCCCGGTTCGTGACCGCGAGAGAGGCGTCAGTGACGACGACGAACAGACCAGTCACGACGGCCGCGGTAGCGTAGGAGATGAACGCCGCGGTCTTCGGGTCGATGCTGTTCGAGGCCACGTCGCCGAAGACGATCCAGAACCCCCAGGCTATCATCGTCCCCAGACCGAACACGACAGCGGAGTTGTTCACCGCTGCCCCTCCGTTCGTGGGTAGTTCAACGCTGGTCCGGGTGGTCTCGACTGTTCCGTCGCCGCCCGAAGTCGGGTCATGCTTCCTTCCTACGACAGTCACCGAGTTGAGTGTCACGACGGCGCCGTAGACGGCGAGCTTTTTTGGTCTCGGTCGGTCAATTCCGTGGTAGTGGTTGACGCATCGGACGAGCGAACGGAACCGGCACTGGAGGAGGTCTTCTACCCGGCGGACCGGATTCCGTTCGTGGAGTGGGGGGCCTTTACCCGCGGGAAGTCGACGGTGTTGCTCGTCGGCGCGGTGACGCTCCTCTCCTTTCTGACCGGGCTGTCGAACCTGAGTAAGCCGATGCCAGCGATGGACGGCCCGCTGGCGGCGTTCCTCTCTCTGCCGCCCGGCGTCGTCCAGTTCGGGGGCGTCCTGTTCGCGTTCGCTCTGGGCATCGTGACTGGCGGCCTCCAGCAACGGAAGGAAATCGCGTACCGGGCGGCGCTCGTGCTGTTGCCCACGGTCGCTGTGCTTCCACTGACGACCCTCCAGACGACGGACGTACCGCTGTTACTTGCTCTCTGTGTCACCTACCCGCTGCTGGTGCGCAACAGAGCGCAGTTCGACCAACCGGTCGACCTCTCGCCGCTCCAGATCGCCTCGCTGTCCTCCATCGTCGGCGTCGGGCTCTACGGAACTGTGGGTGCGTACGCGCTGCGCAACGAGTTCAGTGGCGACCCGCTGACCTGGAGCGAGGCAGTGTACTTCGTCATCGTCACCATCGCCACCGTCGGCTACGGCGACTTCACGCCGACGACGGCGCGGGCCCGCTGGTTCGCGCTCTCTATCATCGTCTTCGGGACCGGCGCCTTCACCGTCGCCATCGGGGCGCTGGTCGGGCCGGTCATCGAATCACGGATGGCGACGGCGTTCGGAATCATGACCGCATCAGACCTCACACTCCTGGAGGACCACGTGGTGGTCCTCGGCCACGGAGAAACGACCGACTCGCTGCTGGAGGAACTGGGCGACGAGACGGAGCTCGTCGTCGTGACCGACGACGCAGAGGCGGCCTCGGCGCTGGACGACGCGGACCTGAACGTTCTGACGGGGGACCCGACCGACGAAGCGGTCCTGAAGGACGCTCGCGTCGGAACCGCACAGGGGGTGGTCGTCGCGAGCGACGACGACGCCCGCGACGTGCTGACCGTCCTCGCGGTCAGGTCCATCGACCCCGACGTACGGATTGCCGCCGCCGCCACCGAGTCGAAACACGTCGACAAGTTCGGGGCCGTCGGCGCCGACGAGGTGATCAACCCACGCAGTATCGGCGGGACCCTGCTGGGCCGGTCGGTTCTCGACGGGAGCGCGCCCGACGCGACCCTCTCAGACCTCGACGACAGCGGGGACAGCGGGAAGTAGTCACTCCCGCGACACTACTATACGTACACGCTACCGTATCTCATAGTATGGCCACGTCGAAGGGAAGTGGCATCGAAGCGATGGTGGCGAAGCTGCTGGTCCCGGTCGCCGCCGCGTCGGGCGCCATCGTCTTCGTGGGGTTTTTCTTCCGGGATTTCGTCGGCGAGGCAGTGACGGGCAGGGGGTGGGTCGCCATCTCGTTGGTGTTTTTCGGGTCCGGGCTGGGCTACCTCGCGGTGCTTCCCTACCGGGGCGGCGACGACGACAGTCGGTCCGTGGGCTATCTCCTTCGGGTCAGACAGACGAGCGTGAGGAAGACACTCCGGCAGTTCGCGAGCAACCAGAACCCGGTGACCATGGGCGTTCCGGTGACGGTGTTTGCCGCGTTCGTCCTGTTGCAGTCCCTGCTCCCGACCCGGACGTCGGCCG from Halomicroarcula saliterrae includes the following:
- the folP gene encoding dihydropteroate synthase codes for the protein MQYHEAADYLESLQRRRPKLGTETTARMLSHLGEPQTGVDVVQVAGSNGKGSTSRLLEHALRAAGLDVGVFTSPGLNDFREQVRINGTAVPKARVTDFVERIDPCLDRLAADGDMPTHFEVLTALAVDHFGRAGVDVAILEVGIGGRYDATSAVDPVASAVTSVSLEHTDLLGDTVEEIARDKAQVAPTDTPLVTGACGDALAAIRTETDVVTVGPDDADVVAVESGMRCAIESEVAITGPDWALETNLQLLGQHQAENAGVAATLARQVADVDTGDIAAGLRQATLPGRFEILDSDPTAVLDGSHNPGAMVTLASVLARFEYDDLHVVFGVMSDKDHDSMVDELPPVGTAFVTRPDLARAADLDTLVAAFDGNADEVTRVPSVPEATERALSAADPDDFVLVTGSLYAVAEARDRWTRLLVPRDSGRTPGEHVSGTASFPEEIDYRVLTTYLRPDQAAHIAGALDVLGGDCHQSTTGAPGEFVTTVLSGTERQLSSLADAIETEGHGLSNVAGRIRRAIDGPPDPLGTDDTAVMGILNVTPDSFHDGGEYDEVAAAVEHARAMVAAGADVIDVGGESTRPGADPVSVPEEIDRVVPVIEALGDLDAAISVDTRKAAVAEPALDAGADIVNDVSGLSDPEMRFVVADHDATLVLMHSLSAPVDPDCTREYDDVVEDVLRDLSEQVLLAQRAGIEREQILVDPGCGFGKDADESFELVDRLAEFEALGCGTMVGHSQKSMFADVTGPSDDRLPPTLAVTAMAAERGVDVVRVHDVVENAAVLRSVDATREP
- a CDS encoding DMT family transporter, translated to MNNSAVVFGLGTMIAWGFWIVFGDVASNSIDPKTAAFISYATAAVVTGLFVVVTDASLAVTNRGVLFAAVAGVAAAIGVVSTFIGVSVGPTAVVSTIGGMYFVTAALISTVALGQPLSLNKVVGIGLAVAAIVVINQ
- a CDS encoding formate--tetrahydrofolate ligase, whose product is MASFDETQEPIPTDYDIAQSTDMEPIWELVEPWGLGLDDLQYHGEYTAKVKHHAIDRLRDRAEDNEGNLVLVTGMTPTPKGEGKTVTTVGLGQTLNHLGEDTMIAIREPSLGPVFGVKGGAAGGGRSQVLPMEDINLHFTGDIHALTSAHNLIAAMLDARLSQGNDLDINVNDVAWKRAMDMNDRALRQTVVGLGGDSGGTPREGGFKLTAASELMAVLCLAQDLEDLKERIARIIVAYNRDGEPITVGDIEATGPATMLLRDALKPNIVQTIEGTPAFVHGGPFANIAHGTNSLIADKAAFGMGDYLVTEAGFGSDLGAEKFMNIVCRLGDMTPNAVVLVASVRALQYHGLDQWPVDYDEIDESGVDAVEAGFENLDRHVANLQQFGVPVVVALNRFPDDTEAEVQTVLDHCREDLGVRVAESEVFEDGSEGGEALGEHVIDAVEESDEDEFEYLYEEAAPIKEKIRTVATEIYGADGVKFTGSALDDIDRMEDLGFGDVPVCMSKTFHSFSDDASKKGAPEGWELEISEVYPSAGAGFVVALTADALTMPGLPARPAAADMDIDEDGNISGLF
- a CDS encoding alanyl-tRNA editing protein; translation: MSEEPTNRSAEEPYVTAFDTTVRSVDGRDVTLDETYFYAEGGGQPADSGTLGGHEVVDVQKRGGVTVHTLSDAPDFEAGETVTGDVDDDARTYSMRAHTASHVVYGAGRKLFGEHGYGGFDIGDDSVRLDFAVDGDADEVSALSVQRLANEAVWDDRRVEWDEMDADEAEADDDIVFNLRADADPAETVRIVDIDGWDVAACGGTHVARTSEIGPIKVLDVSNPGAGLVRVEYAVGPAAIQRQVDETRAATRAAETLDTSVQGLPQRARGLLSENRELETELDELRGELLEARLDSVVDDTVDRDGEEWVVGTVDGVGPNTVSDRIADRNIDADVLVLTGSDGPTFVVVATDGETDANDVVGEVTAEFGGGGGGQPTLAQGGGLEAEPQAVVDYLRPE
- a CDS encoding Rid family detoxifying hydrolase, whose product is MKRTISTDDAPAAVGAYSQATTNGSLLITSGQLPLTTDGELLNTESVGDQTRQCMRNVEAVLEAEGCSLDDLLKTTVFLDDIDDFDAFNEAYGEFFGANPPARSAVGAGDVPKGAAVEIEAIATTE
- a CDS encoding NAD-binding protein, with product MVDASDERTEPALEEVFYPADRIPFVEWGAFTRGKSTVLLVGAVTLLSFLTGLSNLSKPMPAMDGPLAAFLSLPPGVVQFGGVLFAFALGIVTGGLQQRKEIAYRAALVLLPTVAVLPLTTLQTTDVPLLLALCVTYPLLVRNRAQFDQPVDLSPLQIASLSSIVGVGLYGTVGAYALRNEFSGDPLTWSEAVYFVIVTIATVGYGDFTPTTARARWFALSIIVFGTGAFTVAIGALVGPVIESRMATAFGIMTASDLTLLEDHVVVLGHGETTDSLLEELGDETELVVVTDDAEAASALDDADLNVLTGDPTDEAVLKDARVGTAQGVVVASDDDARDVLTVLAVRSIDPDVRIAAAATESKHVDKFGAVGADEVINPRSIGGTLLGRSVLDGSAPDATLSDLDDSGDSGK